From Lolium perenne isolate Kyuss_39 chromosome 5, Kyuss_2.0, whole genome shotgun sequence, a single genomic window includes:
- the LOC127304603 gene encoding uncharacterized protein, whose product MGKLVRQCDMEVMKMAMLKHEETFRQQVHELHRLYRIQTQLMAGDLSTRRQPRRRGSKQPRRALNLQLPADEYIGGTGDEDYEGCGTELELTLAVGGTTGTACKNKVSKRAEAHYNVGGGGFSSPFASDGSGGTSLSSSPPSSIEYSEGAAGVAFHGYVAPPPPCQRAMAFDLGVAEAMKQHQSPWQLVQCQYLSLRMT is encoded by the coding sequence ATGGGCAAGCTTGTGAGGCAATGTGACATGGAAGTCATGAAGATGGCCATGCTCAAACATGAAGAGACCTTCAGGCAACAGGTTCATGAGCTGCATCGCCTTTACCGCATCCAGACGCAGCTCATGGCCGGCGACCTTAGCACGCGCCGGCAGCCTCGGAGGCGCGGCAGCAAGCAGCCTCGGAGGGCGCTGAACCTGCAGCTCCCTGCCGACGAATACATCGGCGGGACCGGCGACGAGGACTACGAGGGCTGCGGAACGGAGCTAGAGCTGACGCTCGCCGTCGGCGGGACGACCGGCACCGCCTGCAAGAACAAGGTGAGCAAGCGAGCAGAAGCACACTACAACGTGGGAGGCGGAGGTTTCTCCTCCCCCTTCGCGTCCGACGGCTCCGGCGGTACGAGCCtctcgtcgtcgccgccgtcgtcgatcGAGTACTCCGAGGGCGCCGCCGGAGTCGCCTTCCACGGCTacgtggcgccgccgccgccgtgccagaGGGCGATGGCGTTCGACCTCGGCGTAGCGGAGGCGATGAAGCAGCACCAGTCGCCGTGGCAGCTGGTGCAGTGCCAGTACCTCAGCCTTAGGATGACATGA